A segment of the Fibrobacter succinogenes subsp. succinogenes S85 genome:
CAACAACAGAATCCATAACGGCTGTTTTTCCAATTCTTTCAACTTTTGTCTGCAATCCATCATTAGAAGCACTTTCCTGTGTAGCCTCATCCTTCACACAACGAATCGGCATATCTTCACGTTTTAGACCGGAGTCAATCCCCACTTCTTTTTTCCCGTTCACATAAACATCAAGACGCATTCCAAGTGCATAATCATCTTCATTACCTTTATCGGAACTCCAATAAAAAGCAGACTCTGCACATACACTCTCAACGCCATCTTCTGTACATAGTAAACTATTTCCATTAGCAACCATGGAAAATCCATTATCTGCCTTTGATTCAAAGATATCACACGCCGCCGTTTTACCACCTAAAACAGAAATCAAAGTATTCCATTCGGTTGTATCCGGCAAATGCCAACCAATAGGGCAAATTCCACGCACAGGTCTCGTCCTATTTTTCTGAGAGTACGCATCTCCCATCGCTATTTTCCACGTATAACTTCCATAATCTCCGCAATAATACCTTAAGCACTCATCATCGTGTTCGGCCTTATAAGCCAAATCTTCTGCCATCCAAGTCTGTTTGCCATAAGTCACCATCTTGTAAACATTTCCATCGCGAATATCTACAAATTGATTACTCGTTTCGCCGAAAGGCAAAGTTCTCTTTCCGATAAATTCATTTTTAGTTAAAGAATCATCTTTAAGGCAGCGAACAGAATACTTATTGTCCTTATTTTCTCCAAGCAAGAACGCTTCATCACTTTCGCTTCTTAACCCCATGAAATACGCAAGGCTATCATTGTAATAATCAGAACTCCAGAAAAAAGTTTCTCCATCGGAACTAAACTCCCCATTACTTTTTTCGTATCCACTTAGAAGCGCCGAAAAGCCAGAAGCATTCGTCGCCGTCTTATGTCCACGCGAACCCCCGCCCCAATTTTTTGACGTCTTAAGCGCTATAGCCGCAGAAACTTTCCCACCAAGAGCAGAAAAAAGCACATGCCAATCCGAT
Coding sequences within it:
- a CDS encoding fibrobacter succinogenes major paralogous domain-containing protein codes for the protein MKEKFFTVAGAVLFLILVACGGTKPESNEVNATSGNDLSPSRESADSIADSGMHMMDSRDGQIYKIVTIGSQTWMSENLNYEMANSTCYDGFVSNCYKNGRLYAWKAALESCPVEWHLPTQSDWHVLFSALGGKVSAAIALKTSKNWGGGSRGHKTATNASGFSALLSGYEKSNGEFSSDGETFFWSSDYYNDSLAYFMGLRSESDEAFLLGENKDNKYSVRCLKDDSLTKNEFIGKRTLPFGETSNQFVDIRDGNVYKMVTYGKQTWMAEDLAYKAEHDDECLRYYCGDYGSYTWKIAMGDAYSQKNRTRPVRGICPIGWHLPDTTEWNTLISVLGGKTAACDIFESKADNGFSMVANGNSLLCTEDGVESVCAESAFYWSSDKGNEDDYALGMRLDVYVNGKKEVGIDSGLKREDMPIRCVKDEATQESASNDGLQTKVERIGKTAVMDSVVDSRDGQTYKTTKIGNQVWMAENLNYKTAGSFCYHDSTQYCELYGRFYTWASAMDSVGAFSVNGKGCGSGTSCPPNFPVRGVCPEGFHLPTLAEWKSLVATAGGEYDAASKLMSAKKLEKGFDWVEEGTDDYGFSAYPSCNMERDGTSGFCNPPVNYWSSIESSTDEAYHMSLQNSNNYNGKGIQFSGIEKHHAFTIRCVKD